In a genomic window of Branchiostoma floridae strain S238N-H82 chromosome 19, Bfl_VNyyK, whole genome shotgun sequence:
- the LOC118406448 gene encoding uncharacterized protein LOC118406448, with product MDRTRRPKPPRTQTHRTTQEHTGWTEAYLRVQMNEKELDLSGKSLNEIPPAVFRIKELEILDVSDNPLGSIPADIASLPNLKEMRVAGCPITEISGTISQCKYLSRMDFSRNPSIAAVTLPTTMEQLRYLEHVVLCKCNLKSLPGNLTVLDKVKTLDLSTNGLTTLPDDMSGMRQLKILVLNNNAFERIPGSIKSLGCLEILEMKNNKLKNRQRDLQLNVPRKLKILDMEDNSSLCFLPGGLEKLEHIEKLNLSYCGIETLPDSFGQSSALTEIHLAGNKLRTLPDSFGQLLNLETLDLEGNRRLFGLPPTLHRLRKLKDKKIGTKAGLVLNDTPRLELPNHKIVREGVASVRTELLAEDCFNKVTTTIATEIIDDAINDVLSDDIIGSLWVMWEREIILDAKARLVMEELVEEVVQATTKAIVLEQEAEWRLGQTFPDEYDKAFSYEVSTDTSIVQSLDLPAGCNLSIPPGATEEDTSVITVVLNPHGYDGTLELDDTQLLVSDIIEMRPSGMTFSKPVKLKIPHSLPKFDCEREYIVLTSEDDGGTWTALETRSEQEQGQRFVTVEVTHFSSFAVVASPLEHFHRVRAGEASTLTSSDLTGIEINLPEDCILEEEEISFTVTPVDRDTLSCAGIVDSVDNMSHIVNFFKGSNLLLNRPATVVLPLSPGEEDSRVRVLSCNENGEWEDVTSKVGDVVLQGSKVAFQTDRLSSGFVVLRCRDGTDVSGIVNLVTRNVRARRVRTVIFKKWKEPREDGVMTARMECVLEESVDDRICRTITEDKYELQVGTPTPPVAMMENETVCAIFHGNIRPADVEMVNGMYGVNFRFYCERTRRLEFDVKVLDLGEDSFSMVELYPGRRENYHTMSAWEMAEPATPLAIAEITAPRNQEVSVQRSGESGRGNTCWESGESGRQYSGQQSEASAVGGYEFDDQLNSNYPSVTVDSRLPIIDYEQLDFPGTSLIGQGGFGSVKKAFHRSWRQEVAVKSLTLEIYGTSEQDLLYSEARKLNVGSRSDYVIRLLGICLQPQFAIVMPFMENGSLTELLQNIDVPWALRWRMARETAMGMTFLHSQDPQIIHCDLKAENVLLDRDFHVKISDFGLSKWKMQSRIVTETSPMGGTPTHVPPEFFDTDAGPTDKTDVYSFGVLLWEIVTRRRPYRDIQGRLNISTPLSCYVTGGGRPDMSLVPTDVPGVDTVNQLMQACWSQSPDDRPSFQECVDKLRDVNDLSSDEDVLEAIISVRRAKKAARR from the exons ATGGATCGCACGCGAAGACCAAAACCACCAAGAACGCAAACTCACAGGACGACACAGGAACATACAGGATGGACAGAGGCATATCTAAGGGTCCAAATGAACGAGAAAGAACTAGATCTTTCGGGCAAGTCTCTGAACGAAATACCACCAGCTGTCTTCCGTATCAAGGAACTTGAAATCCTGGACGTGTcagacaaccctctgggttccATACCGGCTGACATTGCGAGTCTTCCTAACCTAAAGGAGATGAGAGTAGCTGGTTGTCCCATCACAGAAATCAGTGGTACCATTTCACAGTGCAAGTATCTGAGCAGAATGGACTTTTCACGGAATCCGTCAATTGCTGCAGTAACTCTTCCAACAACAATGGAGCAGCTTAGGTACCTTGAGCACGTTGTTTTGTGCAAATGCAACCTCAAATCACTCCCAGGCAACCTTACTGTCCTGGACAAAGTTAAAACCCTTGATCTGTCAACAAATGGCTTGACAACCCTCCCAGACGACATGTCAGGTATGAGGCAACTTAAGATCCTGGTCCTCAACAACAACGCATTTGAACGCATTCCAGGATCAATCAAGTCGCTCGGATGTCTTGAAATCTTAGAAATGAAGAATAACAAACTGAAAAACCGCCAGCGCGACTTACAGCTGAACGTCCCTCGGAAGTTGAAGATCTTGGATATGGAGGACAATAGTTCCTTATGTTTCCTACCAGGAGGACTTGAGAAGCTGGAACACATTGAGAAACTCAATCTCAGCTATTGTGGCATTGAGACCCTTCCGGACTCTTTTGGACAATCATCAGCTTTGACTGAAATCCACCTTGCCGGCAACAAACTGCGCACGCTTCCGGACAGCTTTGGACAATTACTGAACCTGGAGACCCTAGATTTGGAAGGAAACCGCCGCCTGTTCGGTTTGCCTCCCACACTTCACCGCCTGCGGAAGCTGAAAGACAAAAAGATAGGGACAAAAGCAGGCCTTGTCCTAAATGACACCCCAAGACTGGAACTGCCAAACCACAAAATCGTCAGAGAAGGCGTGGCCTCCGTCCGCACTGAGCTGTTAGCAGAAGACTGCTTCAACAAGGTCACAACCACCATCGCGACGGAGATTATTGACGATGCAATCAACGACGTTCTGTCAGACGACATAATCGGCAGTTTGTGGGTCATGTGGGAACGTGAGATTATCTTAGATGCAAAGGCACGCCTGGTGATGGAAGAGCTTGTGGAGGAAGTCGTTCAAGCAACAACAAAGGCAATCGTCCTGGAACAGGAGGCAGAATGGCGCCTCGGCCAAACTTTTCCAGATGAATACGATAAGGCATTTAG CTATGAGGTATCAACAGACACAAGCATCGTGCAGTCGCTGGACCTCCCTGCAGGCTGCAACCTGAGCATTCCTCCCGGAGCTACAGAGGAAGACACATCAGTTATCACAGTTGTTCTGAACCCACACGGGTACGACGGAACGCTCGAGCTTGACGACACTCAGCTACTGGTCAGCGACATCATCGAGATGCGACCATCAGGAATGACGTTCTCCAAACCCGTAAAGCTCAAGATCCCCCACTCCTTACCCAAGTTTGACTGCGAACGGGAGTACATTGTGTTGACATCAGAAGATGACGGGGGTACGTGGACGGCTCTGGAAACACGGAGCGAGCAAGAGCAG GGACAGCGATTTGTTACGGTAGAGGTAACGCACTTCTCTTCGTTCGCTGTCGTGGCGAGTCCATTGGAGCACTTCCACAGAGTAAGGGCAGGCGAAGCATCAACACTAACATCCTCTGATCTGACAGGAATTGAAATAAATCTTCCTGAGGACTGTATCCTTGAAGAAGAAGAGATCTCGTTCACT GTGACGCCAGTCGACAGAGACACGCTTTCCTGTGCTGGGATAGTGGATTCTGTAGACAACATGAGTCACATTGTCAACTTCTTCAAAGGCAGCAACCTGCTGTTGAACCGCCCCGCTACCGTTGTCCTGCCCTTGTCACCCGGAGAAGAAGACAGTCGGGTCCGTGTCCTCAGCTGTAATGAGAACGGAGAATGGGAAGATGTCACCAGTAAAGTGGGGGATGTCGTTCTACAGGGATCAAAGGTGGCtttccagacagacagactcagtTCTGG TTTTGTCGTGCTTCGCTGCCGTGATGGGACTGATGTTAGCGGAATCGTCAACCTGGTGACCAGAAACGTCCGGGCCCGACGCGTCAGGACTGTCATCTTCAAGAAATGGAAGGAGCCCCGAGAAGACGGCGTCATGACTGCCCGGATGGAGTGTGTGCTTGAGGAGTCTGTGGACGATCGCATCTGTCGTACCATTACCGAGGACAAATACGAGCTGCAG GTAGGCACACCAACCCCTCCAGTCGCCATGATGGAAAACGAGACCGTCTGCGCCATCTTCCACGGAAACATCCGCCCTGCAGATGTGGAGATGGTGAACGGCATGTACGGAGTCAACTTCAGGTTCTACTGTGAGAGAACACGTAGGTTGGAGTTTGACGTAAAGGTCCTAGATTTGGGTGAAGACTCGTTCTCCATGGTCGAGTTGTATCCCGGGCGAAGGGAAAACTATCACACTATGAGTGCCTGGGAAATGGCGGAGCCTGCAACGCCTCTTGCAATCGCTGAAATAACTGCACCTAGA AACCAAGAGGTCAGCGTTCAGCGATCAGGAGAAAGTGGTCGAGGGAACACCTGCTGGGAATCAGGAGAAAGTGGTCGACAGTACAGCGGTCAGCAATCAGAAGCAAGTGCTGTTGGCGGTTATGAATTCGATGACCAGCTTAATAG CAACTATCCTAGTGTGACAGTTGACAGCAGGCTCCCCATCATCGACTATGAACAGCTAGACTTCCCGGGGACGTCCCTTATTGGCCAAGGGGGATTCGGGTCTGTGAAGAAGGCCTTTCATCGGAGTTGGAGACAGGAAGTGGCCGTCAAAAGTCTGACCCTTGAAATATACGGAAC AAGTGAGCAAGATCTGCTGTACTCTGAGGCGAGGAAGCTGAACGTGGGGAGTCGGTCAGACTACGTCATTCGTCTCTTGGGCATCTGCCTTCAGCCACAATTCGCCATCGTGATGCCCTTCATGGAGAACGGATCCCTTACCGAGCTACTGCAAAACATCGACGTGCCCTGGGCCCTGAGGTGGAGAATGGCACGAGAGACAGCCATGGGGATGACTTTTCTGCACAGCCAGGATCCCCAGATCATCCACTGTGATCTAAAGGCAGAGAACGTTCTGCTTGATCGCGACTTCCACGTGAAG ATTTCAGACTTTGGCCTTTCAAAATGGAAGATGCAGTCCCGCATCGTGACTGAAACGAGCCCGATGGGCGGGACCCCCACGCATGTCCCGCCGGAGTTCTTTGACACAGACGCCGGTCCAACCGACAAGACTGATGTGTACAG TTTTGGTGTTCTACTGTGGGAGATTGTGACCCGAAGAAGGCCCTATCGAG ATATCCAAGGCAGATTGAACATCAGCACGCCACTCAGTTGTTACGTGACAGGCGGAGGGCGGCCGGACATGTCACTGGTCCCCACAGACGTGCCGGGTGTAGACACTGTTAACCAACTGATGCAAGCATGTTGGAGTCAGAGTCCAGATGACAGGCCTTCGTTCCAAG AATGTGTGGACAAACTGCGTGATGTGAACGACTTATCCAGTGATGAGGACGTTCTAGAGGCCATCATCAGCGTACGGAGGGCGAAGAAG GCTGCCAGGAGATAA